Within the Hordeum vulgare subsp. vulgare unplaced genomic scaffold, MorexV3_pseudomolecules_assembly, whole genome shotgun sequence genome, the region GAGTACATATGTTGAGCTACTAAGGAAGTAATAACCCCTAAAGAAGCTAGAGCAAGACCTAACTGAAAATGAATCGAATTGTTGATTGTGTCATAAAGGCCCTTATGCCCACGCCCTAATCGACCCCCCGGAGGAGTATGCGCTTCTAAAAGATCTTTAATACTGTGCCCAATTCCGAAGTTAGTTCGATACATGTGACCGGCAATGAGAAAAATAAATGCAATAGCTAAATGATGGTGAGCCATATCAGTCAGCCACAAACTTTGTGTTTGTGGATGGAATCCCCCAAGAAGAGTTAGAATGGCAGTTCCCGCTCCTTGAGCGGTACCAAATAAATGATTACTCGAATCAGGGTTTTGGGCATAAAGATTCCACTGACCCGTCAAAAGGGGTCCCAACCCCTGGGGATAGGGTAATACATCTAAGAAATTATTCCATCGAACGTACTCCCCCCTGGATGCGGGAATAGCAACATGAACTAAATGTCCTGTCCAAGCCAAAGAACTTACCCCGAAAAGTCCTGACAAATGATGATTGAGACGAGATTCCGCGTTTTTGAACCACGAAAGGCTTGGTTTCCATTTGGGTTGTAGATGTAACCAACTCGCTATTAAGGACAGCgtagaaagaaataatagaaaaagagcTCCAGTATAAAGATCTTCATTGGTGCGTAATCCTATTGTATACCACCACTGATAAACCCCAGAATAAGCAATATTCACTGGACCAGCAGCACCTCCTCGAGTAAAGGCTTCCACAGCGGGTTGACCAAAATGAGGATCCCAAATCGCATGAGCAATAGGTCTTACGTGTAAAGGATCCTGTATCCATGATTCAAAATTTCCTTGCCAAGCTACATGAAACAGATTTCCGGACGTCCATAGAAAGATTATTGCTAATTGCCCAAAGTGAGAAGCAAAAATGTTCTGATAAAGACGTTCTTCAgtaatatcatcatgactttcgaAATCATGTGCGGTAGCAATACCAAACCAAATACGACGAGTAGTGGGGTCCTGAGCTAAGCCTTGGCTAAACCTGGGAAATCTTAATTCCATAATGCCTTTCAAATCCTCCTAGCCACTATCCTACTGCAATAATTCTCGCTAAGAAGAATGCCCATGTCGTGGCAATTCCACCCAGAAGGTAATGGGTTACTCCTACAGCACGTCCTTGTATAATGCTCAAGGCTCTAGGCTGAgtagcaggagcaacttttaattTGTTATGAGCCCAAACGATAGATTCAATGAGTTCTTGCCAATAACCACGGCCGCTGAATAAAAACATTAAACTGAAGGCCCAGACAAAATGAGCACCTAAGAAAAAAAGACCATATGCAGATAATGAAGAACCATAAGACTGAATGACTTGCGATGCCTGTGCCCACAAGAAATCTCGAAGCCACCCATTAATCGTAATGGAACTCTGTGCAAAGTTTCCCCCTGTAATATGAGTTACCACCCCTTGAtcacttatggtaccccaaacatCCGACTGCATTTTCCAACTGAAATGGAAAATGACTACCGAAATTGCATTGTACATCCAGAATAAACCTAAGAAAACATGATCCCaagcagatacttgacatgttccCCCTCGGCCAGGCCCATCGCAAGGAAAGCGAAAACCTAGATTTGCTTTATCGGGTATCAAACGGGAACTCCGAGCAAATAAAACACCTTTCAAAAGTATTAATACAGTCACATGTATGGTAAATGCATGAATGTGATGGACTAAAAAATCTGCGGTTCCTAATGGAATCGGTAACAAAGCCACTTTGCCACCTACTGCTACTAACTCGCCGCCTCCCCACGttaagctagtacttgttgttgcACCAGGAGCTGTTACGCCAGGCGCAGTAGCATGGATATTTTGTACCCATTGAGCAAAGATAGGTTGTAATTGTATGGCGGTATCCGAAAACATATCTTGTGGACGGCCTAAAGCACTCATGGTATCATTATGAATGTACAAGCCAAAACTGTGAAAACCTAGAAATATACATACCCAGTTAAGGTGGGATATGATTGCATCGCGGTGTCTAAGGACGCGATCTAATAGATCGTTGTATCGAGTAGTTGGATCATAGTCTCTTACCATAAAAATTGCTGCATGTGCAGCAGCACCGACTATTAGAAATCCGCCAATCCACATGTGGTGTGTGAACAAGGAAAGTTGTGTACCATAGTCAGTAGCTAGGTATGGATAGGGAGGCATAGAATACATATGATGAGCTACAACAATGGTTGTAGAGCCTAGCATAGCTAGGTTAAGAGATAATTGAGCATGCCATGACGTTGTTAAGATTTCATAAAGACCCTTATGGCCTTGTCCTGTAAATGGGCCCTTGTGAGCCTCCAAAATATCTTTAAGTCCATGGCCAATACCCCAGTTGGTCCTATACATATGACCTGCGATTAGGAAAAGAATAGCAATAGCTAAATGATGGTGTGCAATATCGGTCAGCCAGAGACCACCGGTTACTGGATCTAGTCCTCCACGAAAAGTCAGAAATTCTGCGTATTTGGACCAATTTAAAGTGAAAAAAGGGGTTGCTCCTTCGGCAAAACTAGGATAAAGTTGAGCCAAAAGGTCCCGATTCAAGATAAATTCATGAGGAAGTGGTATCTCTTTAGGATCCACCCCAGCGTCAAGAAATTGGTTAATTGGTAAAGATACATGAATTTGGTGTCCCGCCCAAGAAAGAGACCCAAGTCCTAATAATCCCGCTAAGTGGTGATTCAACATGGATTCTACATCTTGGAACCAGGCCAATTTGGGAGCGGCTTTGTGATAATGGAACCAACCAGCAAAAAGCATTAACGCTGCAAAAACCAATGCACCAATTGCAGTACAATAGAGTTGTAATTCACTAGTTATTCCAGATGCTCGCCAAAGCTGAAAAAAACCAGAGGTTATTTGGATTCCTCGGAAACCCCCACCTACATCACCATTCAATATTTCTTGCCCTACTATAGGCCAAACTACCTGAGCACTGGGTCCAATGTGAGTAGGATCACTTAGCCATGCTTCATAATTGGAAAAACGGGCACCATGAAAGTACATGCCACTCAACCAAAGAAAGATAATGGAAAGTTGCCCGAAATGAGCACTAAAAACTTTTCTAGAAATCTCCTCCAAATCACCAGTATGACTATCGAAATCGTGAGCATCAGCATGTAGGTTCCAGATCCAAGTGGTAGTATCAGGGCCCTTAGCTAGTGTTCTTGAGAAATGGCCGGGTCTCGCCCATTCCTCAAAAGATGTTTTTACAGGATCCCTATCCACAACAATTTTTACTTCTGGTTCCGGCGAACGAATAATCATTAACTCCTCCTCTTTCCGGACAAGACATACAAAGAGACCCGCCAACTGTCTTTTTTTTTAGTGAATCTTTGAAAGATAGATTTTGAAAGATAGATTTTGAAAGATAGATATTGTGATTAGTTCTTTTCTTTACTATACTACCACCCTTCTTTTTTTTTAGTTATTCACTGGAGCAATTATATATTAAAGTCAATCCGAGGCAAGTGTTCGGATCTATTATGACATAAAGGTTAGGTGCCTAACGGACATTGTTTATCTTGAAAAAACAAATATTTCTCGGCgtaagaaaaaatcttttttattttaaatttaagaaACTAGTGTATTTTTTTTTAGGGCATAAGCTCCTATCTATATctactttccttgagcataatatagggttttttattttttatttgattctaAATTCCAAGATAACTCATTAGAATTATTAATAAGATGGTTCTAATATATTAGCAATATTTAGATTGGCCCCCTTTTTTTTATTCACTTTATTACTTCTATTCTAGACCCTATCCCTATGGTTTATTCTTATGAAATATCTTATAAAATAGAAGGTATAAGAAATGGATataatgaaattcttgattcgATCTTACGACCTAATTTATTTGATTAATGGATCAACAACCAAACCATCCATTTTAGGAAAAAAAAGGAGCATGGTCTTATTCAAATTCAAAGCGCTTCGTAATCTTCAACCAGTTTTGTGCTTCAATATAATTTCCCGGAGTAAGCGCTATAGCTTGTTTCCAATATTCAGCAGCTTGATCAAACCAAGCTTCCGCAATTTCCGAATCACCCTCTAGAATGGCCTGTTCTCCTCGGTCGGAATAGGCAGTTCCTTCCCTTAGAACCGTACTTGAGAGTTTCCTACCTCATACGGCTCAGAAATTGCTATCTTAATTTCCCCTATCTTAACTGAATTCGATTTATCAAAAATCGATCCAATTTGTTCTTGTGTTAAGCAGAAGAAATTAATTACCTAAGTTTCAAACCCTAATTTTTCTCAATAATTAGTTTGATCTTTTTTCCCACCTTCAGAAGAATGAAGCATAGATAGATATAGAGCCTTCGTTCAAATTTTCTGAAAGgtaactatcccggtttcatatatGAAATCTCTATAGAATCCTTGAAAAAGACTTTTTTccataagaaagaaaaaagaacttACTATCTTTGGGATCTGATACTACACCGCTGCTTAATCCCTTAGTGGATCGGCTCTATTACATAAGCGGATTCCTAAATTTTGCCCCATATCATGGGATAAGTAAGCAGTTTTTTTTAGTTGTATCGACCCAGTCGCTCACTAATTGATCTTTACGGTGCTTTCTCTATCAATTTGAGAAACTTTATCCATAGAGTAGTAGTATAGGCCATACTTTCTTCGTTTTTTGATTCTCGTGAAGTGTCCTTCCTTCCTACAGCTGATAGGGAAAAATCGTTGTTTTTACGATCCCTATGTAGAAAGCCCTTTTTTCCAGTATTTACTAGAAAATTTGatcctctctttttttgtctttCTATAGTGGAGATAGTCGCACGTAATGACAGATCACGGCCATATTATTAAAAGCTTGCGGTAAGAAGGGGTTTCGTTCTAGTGCCCGGAAATAATATTCCAAAGCCTTTGTATGCTCTCCATTGCTTGTGTGTATAAGGCCTATGTTATAGAGTATATAACTTCGATCATAGGGATCGATTTCTAGTCGCGTAGCTTCATAATAATTTTGCAAAGCTTCCGCATAATTTCCTTCGGATTGAGCCAACATCCGTTACGGTCGTTCATTCTATTCAAAAAATCTCCGTTCCAAAACCGTACATGAGGTTTTCATCTCATACGGCTCCTCCCTTCTGTACATAATAGTACTAAGCGAAATAATCTTAATCTATAGAATCAAAATAGAATTAGTCCCGTCTCATTATGAACCGAAAGGGGCTGGTATTTTTCCAAGAAATCTCTAGCCAACCTTCCCACAAGAGGTTTTTCTTAACAccaatgaattctattaatgctaGAGGAAAACGATAGCTCCAATAATTTCTTTGTTCTCAACGCCTCCTATTTAGAGGAATTAGCTACTTCAACGATCTTTGATGGTTATAGGGGTATCCAAAGTACAAACCTGATGGTTGTTTGTTATCCCAACCATTCTTCCCAGCCCTGATACCGATCAGGAAAGGGGTAATTTCTACCAAAGTTTTTCTCTTGTTGATTCCTATTTCTAGGTGTAGTGCTTTTCTCCCCTATGCTGCCTACGGATACTAATAGAGTGGCCTGTAATCCATACCATACCATATCCTGTAGGTGTAACCTTTCGCTCAATACTCAAATCTACAATTGAAGTATCTGAAGCCGCATCAATCGAGGATACACGACGGAAGGAATTGTTAGTTCGCCTCACCTTCCCGAAGCGTGGGTTTGCTTGCTTTACAAATTTGGTTCTCTCTATGCCAACCCCTTTTCTTTTTCCTAAGACTGAGGTATAGGTAGGtctaaaaaaaagcaaaaaaaaaaagagtcaAATCGCACCATCTCTATAATAAGTAAATGCCTTTTTTTCTCCTGAGGTTGTCGGAATTATTCGCAATAAAATATTGGCTATAATTGAGAAGGTCTTATCAATGAAATTTCCATTTACACGGGATCTAGGCATAATTCCCAAGCCATTCTAtatagaattgttttcattcctTCACAAAATAACATAAAAACAAACACATTCGATTCTTATAATTATAAATAGATTGATCCATATGCTCTAAATCCATATGTTTTAAATGGATAAGAGAGATATGGATTTTCCGCTCAGCTCAAATTGTATCCTTTTCCTTctgcttggacacgaagagatatgCAATATTTGACTAAGACTGGATTTCATTCCACTTTCCTATTTCTGAACAACAACTTATGTCATCAACTATTTCGTGTTTTCAAAGTTATTAATTGTCTCATACTCTATTTTTGATTTCAATGGTGTAGCGTATCTTATGCAAACGGAATTCTAAGGtttctttattttattatgcAATAAGAAGAATTCTTGCATTCTCTTTTTCTTTAGTTGCGGGAAAACCTAAATTAAAACTTTTATTTTATAGCGAGCGCAATTTCTAGTAAAAAATCCTGTATCCTTCCACCTAGATCAAAAGGAATTTTTCCAATAGAACTAGGGAACCCCCGAGCGGTTGCGGTTGTACCTGTACTGCAGGAATAAGAAAACTCGCTATTCACTCAGTTTATTTTCCATAATAAGTTATGTAGGAAAGATGGCCGAGCGGTTCAAGGCGTAGCATTGGAACTGCTATGTAGACTTTTGTTTaccgagggttcgaatccctctctttccgtttttctTAATTCATCAACGTTAAGGATCACAATGTATCAAATCAAATAGCAATTTATTCCAGTAATAATATCTTATATTatcttatttttatttaatagaaaTTAAAAATTCTCTATAGCAAATTACTGTGGTATGTAAACATAGAGGAAAAAAGCAAAAAGGATCCTAATCCTAGGGTTAATCAATTTTAGCTAGTTGATGGGAAAATACGAATTAATGGTAATGGTCTTAGGGCTATTTAGTTCGGGGAAAGGGGAAGGGGAAGAAAATTCTATGAACCTTTCCTTTTTTCATTAAGTTCAAGTCTGACGAGAGTAATATTCTACAACTAACAACTCATTTATTTTGAGACCGACCCACTTCCTATCTAGGATTTTATTTACTAGTCCTTTATATTCCAATGTGTCAATCGTCAAATGGCTTGGCAATTTCCCCGGGTCCGATGAAGCAATATAATTTTGAACCAGACCTTTTGATCTTTGGTTATCTTTCGTAGTAATAATATCTCGGGGTTTGCAACGAAAACTTGGTATATTGACTATACGGCCAttaactaaaatatgtctatggttGACTAATTGGCGGGCCCCAGGAATGGTTGAAGCCATACCCAATCGAAAAAGGATATTATCCAAACGCATTTCAAGTAATTGTAGTAAAACCTGGCCTGTTGACCTTTTTGCTTTTCCAGCGATATGTACATATCTAAGTAATTGTCGTTCTGTCAGACCATAATGAAAACGCAATTTCTGTTTTTCTTGAAGACGAATACGATATTGCTCCTTTTTCCCAgaattgaatttttttttaagATTACTTCCGGATTTAGGTGTTTTTCTAGTGAGTCCTGGTAAAGCTCCCAAACGGCGTATTTTTTTTAAACGAGGTCCTCGATAACGGGACATGAAGACTCCTTTTTTTTATTGAAATTTCATTTTACACAATTAATTTCATTGTATTTACATTACAGAATACATCGAAATTAAAACTGAATTAAACTACAGGATAAACAGAGTAAAATCAACTAAAGTaccacaaaaaatggaatttcatcaaaatctgtattttttgtattttttgtatatatattatttattttattgttttgtaTCTAGCAAAATAGTAAGGTAAAAAACATAAAAGATCCTGGATTCTCCATTTAATTCGGAAAAAAAGAGATTCTTGTTCGTAGAACATCGATAGAGAAAAAAAAAGCCGACTATCGGATTTGAACCGATGACCCTCGCATTACAAATGCGATGCTCTAACCTCTGAGCTAAGTGGGCTTACATAACGGAAATAGTGTAACAAATAGAAATAGGTATAGTATAGGAAATCCGTAAAATCTCAGATATTAGTTATTACTCTTAGCTATTAACTAGTTCTAAATTTGAAGTTCtacttataaaaaaatactaaataaaaaaatactaaaacttcttaaAGATAAAGTTAGCTTGATATGCTTAACTATAGgatatttaaaaagaaaattaTAGACTTTATGGGTATTTTCATTCGATCATTATAGACTTTATTATTTGTTAATAATTTGAGGATTAATATTTCACTAAGGGGAACATAAAGTCAGAGTAAATAAAATTGATAATTCTGATtagaaaaaaagaataaatatCCAGCGTTATAGTATAATTTCGAATACTATAAAAAAGTAAGACGGGAGGTGGGGGAGATAAAAAGTTTTGGATATATTGATTCGGATTGAATTGCAAATACATCAAGGATAGAATCAATGTAATTCAGAATTGCAATAAGCAAGCGGGGTCTCTCAAATAGAGTCGAACTGAACTGCTAGACTACGTTGAGTGATGAACTCAatgattcaaaaaaaaaactaagaGATGGATGAAATTACACAAGGAATCCTGGTCTCAAAGAAGAGGGAAGTGGGGATATGGCGAAATCGGTAGACGCTACGGACTTGATTGTATTGAGCCTTGGTATGGAAACCTGCTAAGTGGTAACTTCCAAATTCAGAGAAACCCTGGAATTAAAAAAGGGCAATCCTGAGCCAAATCCGTGTTTTGAGAAGGGATTCTCGAACTAGAATACAAAGGAAAAGGATAGGTGCAGAGACTCAATGGAAGCTGTTCTAACGAATCGAGTTAATTACGTTGTGTTGTTAGTGGAATTCCTTCTAATTCTAAATTAGAGAAAGAGGGGTTTTATACTTTATACATTTAATAAACACGTATAGATACTGACATAGCAAACGATTAATCACAGAACTCATATTATAATATAGGTTCTTTatcttttttaaaatttcaaaataaaattcgaaatgattatgaaataaaaaactcatatcataattttattttgaattattgTGAATCCACTCCATTCGAATATTGAATAATCAAATTCttcaattcaaattcaaagttttgaGAACTTTTAAAAAGAAAGTGGATTAATCGGACGAGGACAAAGAGAGAGTCCCATTCTACATGTCAATACTGACAACAATGAAATTTCTAGTAAAAGGAAAATCCGTCGACTTTTTAAGTTGTGAGGGTTCAAGTCCCTCTATCCCCaaatcctctttttttttctttttatcaatGGGTTTAAGATTCATTAGCTTTCTCATTCTACTCTTTCACAAAGGAAAGGAATGCGAAGAGAACTCAATGGATCTTATCCTATTCATTGAATAGATTTCTTTTTTATTAGAGTATCGGCAAGAAATCTTGGTTATTCACTCTATTTTTAAGTATTATTTAAGTAAACCATGCACAATGCATAGGGCTACCCCCCCcctttcaaattttgaatttgaaataCTTTAATTGATTTTTTAGTCCTTTTAATTGACATAGATACAAATACTCTACTAGGATGATGCACAAGAAAAGGTCAGGatagctcagttggtagagcaGAGGACTGAAAATCCTCGTGTCACCAGTTCAAATCTGGTTCCtggcagagaaaaaaaaagatCCACCGAATAGGTATTGATCCAAATACCTCGAGATGGATTGTGATACATATTTATTAATAATATAT harbors:
- the LOC123420895 gene encoding photosystem I P700 chlorophyll a apoprotein A1, with amino-acid sequence MIIRSPEPEVKIVVDRDPVKTSFEEWARPGHFSRTLAKGPDTTTWIWNLHADAHDFDSHTGDLEEISRKVFSAHFGQLSIIFLWLSGMYFHGARFSNYEAWLSDPTHIGPSAQVVWPIVGQEILNGDVGGGFRGIQITSGFFQLWRASGITSELQLYCTAIGALVFAALMLFAGWFHYHKAAPKLAWFQDVESMLNHHLAGLLGLGSLSWAGHQIHVSLPINQFLDAGVDPKEIPLPHEFILNRDLLAQLYPSFAEGATPFFTLNWSKYAEFLTFRGGLDPVTGGLWLTDIAHHHLAIAILFLIAGHMYRTNWGIGHGLKDILEAHKGPFTGQGHKGLYEILTTSWHAQLSLNLAMLGSTTIVVAHHMYSMPPYPYLATDYGTQLSLFTHHMWIGGFLIVGAAAHAAIFMVRDYDPTTRYNDLLDRVLRHRDAIISHLNWVCIFLGFHSFGLYIHNDTMSALGRPQDMFSDTAIQLQPIFAQWVQNIHATAPGVTAPGATTSTSLTWGGGELVAVGGKVALLPIPLGTADFLVHHIHAFTIHVTVLILLKGVLFARSSRLIPDKANLGFRFPCDGPGRGGTCQVSAWDHVFLGLFWMYNAISVVIFHFSWKMQSDVWGTISDQGVVTHITGGNFAQSSITINGWLRDFLWAQASQVIQSYGSSLSAYGLFFLGAHFVWAFSLMFLFSGRGYWQELIESIVWAHNKLKVAPATQPRALSIIQGRAVGVTHYLLGGIATTWAFFLARIIAVG
- the LOC123420901 gene encoding photosystem I assembly protein Ycf3; this encodes MPRSRVNGNFIDKTFSIIANILLRIIPTTSGEKKAFTYYRDGMLAQSEGNYAEALQNYYEATRLEIDPYDRSYILYNIGLIHTSNGEHTKALEYYFRALERNPFLPQAFNNMAVICHYRGEQAILEGDSEIAEAWFDQAAEYWKQAIALTPGNYIEAQNWLKITKRFEFE